One segment of Alnus glutinosa chromosome 2, dhAlnGlut1.1, whole genome shotgun sequence DNA contains the following:
- the LOC133859770 gene encoding GDP-mannose transporter GONST3-like has product MSSNNNDAENPRLGASQKGPKAPTPSGEIQTNWYNGLLQQASVYGIAAGYCISASLLSIINKWAVMKFPYPGALTALQYFTSAAGVLICGWLNFIERDTLDLLTMWRFLPAAIIFYISLFTNSELLLHANVDTFIVFRSAVPIFVAIGETLFLHQPWPSIRTWTSLVTIFGGSVLYVLTDYQFTVMAYSWALAYLVSMSIDFVYIKHVVMTIGLNTWGLVLYNNLEALLLFPLELLIMGELKKIKHEITDESDWYSFQVVLPVGLSCLFGLSISFFGFSCRRAISATGFTVLGIVNKLLTVVINFVVWDKHSTFVGTVGLLICMLGGVMYQQSTIKKPKEAKEVNVEETDGEQQKLLEMQCNTESKSNQKDVIESEVGK; this is encoded by the coding sequence ATGTCTAGTAACAATAATGATGCGGAGAATCCAAGACTTGGTGCCAGCCAGAAAGGTCCAAAAGCTCCTACTCCCTCTGGTGAAATCCAAACAAACTGGTACAATGGCCTACTCCAGCAAGCCTCAGTCTATGGTATAGCTGCTGGTTACTGCATATCTGCATCTTTGCTTTCCATCATCAACAAATGGGCGGTCATGAAATTTCCTTATCCTGGGGCATTAACTGCTTTACAGTACTTCACAAGTGCAGCTGGGGTCCTCATTTGTGGATGGCTTAATTTCATTGAGCGTGACACACTTGACCTTTTAACCATGTGGCGCTTCCTGCCTGCAGCAATTATATTCTATATTTCTCTTTTCACCAACAGTGAGCTCCTTCTCCATGCCAATGTTGACACATTCATTGTCTTCCGTTCAGCAGTTCCCATATTCGTTGCAATAGGAGAGACCCTCTTCTTGCACCAGCCATGGCCGTCAATTAGAACATGGACCTCACTTGTCACTATCTTTGGAGGAAGCGTGCTTTATGTTCTAACAGATTACCAGTTCACAGTCATGGCTTATAGCTGGGCTCTAGCTTACCTGGTAAGCATGTCCATAGATTTTGTTTACATAAAGCATGTGGTCATGACCATCGGTTTGAATACTTGGGGTCTCGTATTGTACAACAATCTTGAGGCTCTCCTACTGTTTCCTTTGGAGCTGCTTATTATGGGTGAATTGAAGAAGATAAAGCATGAAATCACGGATGAGTCAGATTGGTACTCTTTCCAGGTGGTTTTGCCAGTGGGCTTATCATGTTTGTTTGGTTTATCAAtctctttctttggtttttcttGTCGGAGGGCAATTTCTGCAACAGGGTTTACTGTTCTTGGTATAGTGAACAAGCTATTAACGGTTGTGattaattttgttgtttgggACAAGCATTCTACATTTGTGGGAACAGTGGGGCTTTTGATTTGTATGCTTGGTGGGGTTATGTATCAGCAGTCTACAATCAAAAAGCCTAAAGAGGCAAAAGAAGTAAATGTAGAAGAGACTGACGGGGAACAACAAAAGTTACTTGAAATGCAATGCAACACAGAAAGTAAAAGCAATCAGAAGGATGTTATTGAATCAGAAGTGGGAAAATGA